AAATCAAAGGGAAGGTTGGCTTTAAGCCATCCATTGAGCATTGCGCTTCCCATGCGTCCGCAACCAATCATGAGAATAAAAGGACGATTTGAAGTTGGCATATTTTGAGTCATAAACAGAACAAAGCCCGAAAGTTTTAAAAGGTTAAATTAGGAGAGAATATCAAGAGGTCTCAGCTTGTGATAGCATCTTCAAGAGTTGTCAGACGCTCTTGGAGTTCATTAATATGCGCCTGCATGTCGGTAATTTGTTTTTTTAGTGTGTCTGTTTCTTCTCTTGTTTTTTGAGCTAGAATTTCAACCGTGTCGAGTTCAGAGCGAGGGACAAGATCCATGCGTGCGCTTAGGCCGTTTATTTGGTTTTTTGCGACGGTTTTAATTTCTTCCCGAACGCCGTTTGCAACGGAATAAGCGGCACCAGCGAAACCAGCTAAGTCATTCAAAAGAGCGGACTTCATTATCGTTTTATCCATTTCACGTTTTAATTGCGTCTTTAGAGCTTCTTAAAATTTCTTTTTGAGAAGAAAAGACAAGAGTGCCAGACTAGGCAGATATATTAAAACATGAGTATAACAGTCTCTATGCTTATCGTCACTGGTGGAGCCGGATTTATCGGCTCATGTCTTCAGGCTGCGTTGGCAGCAAGAGGGCGTCGAACAATTGTTATAGATAGACTGCGCGATGGGAAGAAGTGGCGAAACCTTCATTCCCACCCGCCGGATCAGATTATTGATCCAGAATATGCCATGGCTTTCCTTAAAAGTTTGCCACGGGGCGCTGTGCATGGCGTTTTTCATTTAGGAGCCATCAGTGCAACGACTGTGCGTGATGGGGACTTGGCTTGGCATACAAATGTCAGTTTCTCACAAGATTTATGGCGTTTCTGTGCCCATCGGAATATTCCTTTCTTTTACGCTTCGTCTGCTGCAACCTATGGCGCTGCGGATAAAGCAGAAGAATTTAAAGATGGGATAGGGGCGATTAAGGAACTTAAACCCTTAAATCTATATGGCTGGACAAAGCAGTCCTTTGATTTGTGGGTGGCCCGTGAACTTGAGAATAAACGTCCAGCCCCTCCCCAATGGGTTGGGTTGAAATTCTTCAATGTTTATGGCCCAAATGAATATCATAAAGGCTCGATGCAGTCAGTTGCCTGTCAAATTGCGAGAACACTTCGTCAGGGAGAAAAGCCGCGCTTGTTTAAATCAACAGGTGAGGGCATTGCGGACGGTGGACAGTTAAGAGATTTTGTCTGGGTTGGTGATATTGTTCAGCTTTTTTTATGGTTCTTTTATCATCCGGCAACTAGTGGTCTTTTTAATGCAGGGACAGGTAAGGCCCGTTCTTTTTTAGATATGGCAAAATGTCTTTGTCGTGAGTTTGGCGTTCCAGAAGAAATAGAGTTTATAGACCCTCCAGAACAGCTGAAAAAGCAGTATCAGAATTTTACAGAGGCAGACCTAACGCTTCTCCGCCAAAGTGGGTATCAATTTGAATTCACCTCCCTTGAAAAGGGAATCAAAGAATATGTACGGAAATATCTTCGTACAGAAGAGAAGAATCTCTAATATTCTTTGTGTAAATGGCCTCTTTCCTTCTTTAAAAGCGCTTTCAAGGATTTATTTTTAAGAACATGTCTTCACCACTTATCTTTCCTGAATTTGATGCGGTTGCGTTTCATTTACCTTTTCCCGTTCCAGGATTGCATCCGCTTTCAATAACACTGATTTGGTGTGCTGTCCGCTGGTATGGTTTGGCCTATATGACGGCCTTTTTATTGGCAATGCCGATTGCACATAAATTATGCTCGCTTCGTCCTGTGGCAGCGACTCGGAAGCAGGTGGATGATTTTCTCTTTTTTGCCATTTTAGGGGTGATTTTAGGAGGGCGTCTCGGTTATGTCCTTTGTTATCAGCCATTTTTTTATTTAACCCACCCTTTAGAGATTTTTGTGGTTTGGAATGGCGGTATGTCTTTTCACGGAGGCTGTTTAGGTGTTGTGCTGGCTCTGGCATGGTTTTCGTATAAGGAGAAAATCAGTTTTCTTGCTTTCTCAGATCGTGTCGTGACTCTTATTCCAATTGGCCTAGGGTTGGGACGTTGTGCAAATTTTATCAATGGCGAGCTTTGGGGGCGCCCTGTCCAGATGGAGGGGCTTCCATGGGCAATGATCTATCCCCATGTTGATTCGCTTCCACGGCATCCGTCTGAGATTTATGAAGCTTTGATGGAGGGACTTCTTCTTTTCTCTGTTCTTCTGTTTTCGATTTCGAGGCCCGCTTTGCGCTCTCGTCCAGGTTTTACCGCAGGGCTTTTTTTGAGTGGTTATGCCTCGGCAAGAATGTTCTGTGAATGTTTCCGTGAGCCTGATTGGAATATCGGTTTTCTAGCAGGCGGTGTTACAATGGGGCAGATTCTTTCAGTACCAATGCTTTTATTTGGTATTTATATGATGGTGCAGGCGTTTCGTCATTTGCCTTTTGAGGGAGATAATCTGACGCCAGTGCCTGAGAATTGGTCAGAACAGAGAAAGATAATCTCTCCTCTTTTTAAACGTGCAAAATAAACTGGGGATATTTATGCAAAATCCTGCTTTTATAACTTCTAGCCTTTTGAGCCAGCCACACGGATTTGGAACGATTAAGGCAGGACTGCCACCGTTGCCTGTTGTGAGTGAAGAGTTATTCGAGAAATATCCTTTGGCGCAGCCAGCCTCTTTCGTTAGGCAGGGGGATAAGAAAGTTTGGCAGATTCACGGTCTTCCCGTACAGGCGATGAAACAAGTTCACGGCACAAAGGTAAAAATTATCCGAGAAGGTGATGCACTAGATACGCCATTTTCAGAAGAAGGGGACGGTATTGCAACCGATCGATCTGATATTGTTGCGGCCATTGTAACGGCAGATTGCGGTCCTCTTTTGTTGGAAGGAAAAACAGCTCAGGGTAAAAAGGTTGTTGCAGCTGTGCATGCTGGATGGCTTGGGGCGGTAAGTGGCGTTATTGAATCTGGCGTTGAAGCCCTTAGGTCGCTGGGGGCGACAGAAATTGTTGCGGCAATTGGTCCTTGTATAACCGCCTCTTCTTACGAAATCTCAGGAGAGATGCTTGAAAAAATTTATGCACATGACAAAGAGGCTTCGCCTTGGCTTTATAAGGGTTCAAAAAGGGAAAATACCATTTTAACTTGCCAGGCTATTGCTTCCATCGTTTAGTTGCTCGTGGTGTTGATAAAGTTTCGGTTTCTGGTTTTGATACATGTTCAGATTTACGTCTGTGGAGTTATCGGCGTGAGAGTCTGAGAAAAGATGAAATACTGGCTCTGGCAGGACGGCAGTTTTCCTTCATTAAAGCCTAAGCTATAATGGAGCGTGCTTTCGAGAAAAGATTGAAAAAGAATTGATTTTCCCGTAAGGCATATATCCTATCAAGGCAGTTTTTCACTGTAAGGTGCGAACACCCCTGGAGGTTCGACCTCTTTAGTTGATGGATTTTATTTAATTTTGTGCTTTGCTTTCCCCAAGAGAAAAGAAAAGCACATTTACTAATTTAATGGAGTATTTAACGTGGCAGAAATGCAGAAACTTCCAGTTTCCCCGCGCGAGAAAGCAGGTAAGGGGGCAGCCCGCGCAGTGAGACGTGCCGGAAAAGTCCCTGGTGTGATTTACGGTGGCGGGAGAGAGCCAGCCCTTTTTGAAATTGATCCTCGTATCATTGATAAAGAGCTAAACCGTGGCGGTTGGCAATCCCGTCTGTACGAAGTACAGCTTGGAGACCGCCGTCAGCCTGTTTTGATGCGTGAAATTCAATTTCACCCAGTGACAGATGCGCCATTGCATATTGATTTGCAGCGTATGCGTCCAGGTCAGAAAGTTCACGTCCAGATTCCAGTCGTTGTTGAAAACGAGGAAGAATGCCAAGGTGTTAGAGCTGGTGGTGTTGTTAATCTTATTCGCCATTCTGTTGAAGTCGAAGTTGATGTGGAACATATTCCTGAGCACTTCATTGCAGATATTGCTGCGCTTGAAATCGCTGACAATCTTCGTTGGGAAGACCTTAAGGGATTGAAGGAATTACGCCTGTTGGGCATCTTGAAGATCTCGTGATTTTGAGCATCGCCGCACCTGTTTCAGAAGAAGCTGAAGCGGATGAGGAAGAAGCTTCAGAGGAAGCTCCAGAAGCAGAAACAGCTGAAGGCTAATCAAATGCAGCTTTGGGTAGGTCTCGGAAATCCGGGAGCCAATTATCGCTTTCATCGGCATAATATTGGTTTTATGGCCCTCGATCGCATTGCGGAACGTCATGGCTTTTCGCCATGGCGTGCCCGTTTTAATGGTGAGATTGCAGAGGGGAAAATTGCAGGTGAGTCTGTCTTGCTCCTCAAGCCTCTCACCTTTATGAATCTTTCTGGCCGTTCTGTCGTGCCAGCGATGCAGTTTTATAAAATTCCGCATGAGCAAGTATTTGTTTTTCATGATGAGATGGATCTGCCATGGGGGAAATGCCGGATTAAAAAAGGCGGCGGGATTGCGGGGCACAATGGTCTCCGTTCTATCCGTGACCTTTCTGGCAATCCAGATTATTGGCGTATTCGCCTTGGGATAGGTCATCCAGGGGATCGTGCCTTGGTCGTTTCCTATGTGATGGGAAATTTTCCCGAAGAGCAGCGTAAAGATTTGGATATTTGGTTAGATCATCTTGCCGATGAGTCTGTTGTGCTGGCGCTGGGCACGCCAGAAGGACTGACAGGTAAGCTTGCAGAAAAGCAGGCCTTTGGGCGGGAAGCCAAGTTAAAGAAGAAAAGCTTGAAGGCGTAGCGCTTGAAAAAGCAATCAAGAAGCTAAGGCTCTGCATGAAAAAGAGAAAAAGATTGTTGAAAAGCAGAAATTTATTTTTGATCAGCAGGAAATGTAGACAATGCTTTGGCAGCTGCCTTGAAGGCTGCTCAAGAATCTAAAACATCTAAATAATTCTAAAAGTTAAATTAAGGTAGGAGTACAAAAGACATGGGGTTTAATTGTGAATTGTGGGATTGCCTAATGTCGGAAAATCAACCTTATTTAATGCGCTAACCGCAACAGTCGGGGCGCAGGCGGCAAATTATCCTTTTTGTACGATTGAGCCAAATGTTGGCCGTGTTGCAGTGCCAGACCCTCGTTTAGAGATTTTGTGTAAAGTTGGAAAGTCACAGAAAATTTTGCCAACAAGTTTAGAGTTTGTTGATATTGCAGGCCTTGTAAGAGGGGCTTCAAAAGGTGAAGGGCTTGGAAATCAGTTTCTCGCCAATATTCGTGAAGTTGATGCGATTATTCATGTGCTTCGCTGTTTTGAAAATGGGATGTTACCCATGTTGAAGCAGTGTTGATCCTCTGCGCGATGCTGAAATCATGAAACAGAATTGATGCTTCGGATTTGGAAAGCCTCGAAAAAGCGTGTCGTGAATTGGGAAAAAAGAGCCAAAGGCGGTGACCGTCTTTCAAAAGAGCAGTTAGAACTCGCAGCGCCCCTTTTAGAAGTCTTGCGAGAAGGAAAGCCAGCAAGAGCGGCTAAAGTTGAAGGTAAAGAGAAAGAAATTAATCAGCTTCAGCTTTTGACGACAAAGCCTGTTTATATGTTTGTAATGTGGGAGAGGATGAAATCTCAGGAGAGGCCGAGACTGTAAATCCTTTCGTTGAGAAAGTGCGTGCAAAGGCATTGGAAGAAAAAGCAGGGATTGTTGTTGTTTCTGCGCCATTGAAGCCGAAGTCAGTCAGCTTCCTCTTGAGGACCGCGCTGAATTTTTAAGTGATCTTGGTCTCTCACAATCGGGTCTTGATCAGGTCATTGCGGCGGGATACCAGCTTCTTGGGTTAAGAACCTATTTACCGTTGGTCCTAAAGAAACCAGAGCTTGGACAATTACAGAAGGGACGA
The genomic region above belongs to Acetobacteraceae bacterium and contains:
- a CDS encoding accessory factor UbiK family protein, with protein sequence MDKTIMKSALLNDLAGFAGAAYSVANGVREEIKTVAKNQINGLSARMDLVPRSELDTVEILAQKTREETDTLKKQITDMQAHINELQERLTTLEDAITS
- the rfaD gene encoding ADP-glyceromanno-heptose 6-epimerase, encoding MLIVTGGAGFIGSCLQAALAARGRRTIVIDRLRDGKKWRNLHSHPPDQIIDPEYAMAFLKSLPRGAVHGVFHLGAISATTVRDGDLAWHTNVSFSQDLWRFCAHRNIPFFYASSAATYGAADKAEEFKDGIGAIKELKPLNLYGWTKQSFDLWVARELENKRPAPPQWVGLKFFNVYGPNEYHKGSMQSVACQIARTLRQGEKPRLFKSTGEGIADGGQLRDFVWVGDIVQLFLWFFYHPATSGLFNAGTGKARSFLDMAKCLCREFGVPEEIEFIDPPEQLKKQYQNFTEADLTLLRQSGYQFEFTSLEKGIKEYVRKYLRTEEKNL
- a CDS encoding prolipoprotein diacylglyceryl transferase, encoding MSSPLIFPEFDAVAFHLPFPVPGLHPLSITLIWCAVRWYGLAYMTAFLLAMPIAHKLCSLRPVAATRKQVDDFLFFAILGVILGGRLGYVLCYQPFFYLTHPLEIFVVWNGGMSFHGGCLGVVLALAWFSYKEKISFLAFSDRVVTLIPIGLGLGRCANFINGELWGRPVQMEGLPWAMIYPHVDSLPRHPSEIYEALMEGLLLFSVLLFSISRPALRSRPGFTAGLFLSGYASARMFCECFREPDWNIGFLAGGVTMGQILSVPMLLFGIYMMVQAFRHLPFEGDNLTPVPENWSEQRKIISPLFKRAK
- a CDS encoding laccase domain-containing protein yields the protein MQNPAFITSSLLSQPHGFGTIKAGLPPLPVVSEELFEKYPLAQPASFVRQGDKKVWQIHGLPVQAMKQVHGTKVKIIREGDALDTPFSEEGDGIATDRSDIVAAIVTADCGPLLLEGKTAQGKKVVAAVHAGWLGAVSGVIESGVEALRSLGATEIVAAIGPCITASSYEISGEMLEKIYAHDKEASPWLYKGSKRENTILTCQAIASIV
- a CDS encoding aminoacyl-tRNA hydrolase; protein product: MQLWVGLGNPGANYRFHRHNIGFMALDRIAERHGFSPWRARFNGEIAEGKIAGESVLLLKPLTFMNLSGRSVVPAMQFYKIPHEQVFVFHDEMDLPWGKCRIKKGGGIAGHNGLRSIRDLSGNPDYWRIRLGIGHPGDRALVVSYVMGNFPEEQRKDLDIWLDHLADESVVLALGTPEGLTGKLAEKQAFGREAKLKKKSLKA